One Macrobrachium rosenbergii isolate ZJJX-2024 chromosome 10, ASM4041242v1, whole genome shotgun sequence DNA window includes the following coding sequences:
- the LOC136842768 gene encoding uncharacterized protein isoform X9, producing the protein MNRLGNMTKVNVGNFYTEKMRAHLATEMTSQPEFLAQITELQEAVVAMKGTLTEAVTRLSSVVEDPSLAKEIQESRQRCQDNTAEVLKLVLSLKTDITSLQKEMIAVSERQESLQSSVSQLLDERKLLISDLSQAGVISLHTRSRLDGRAGGPVEVAVPDPPGRSGSGTHSNDSGVALLLERAHQAFATDHTPSPTPTNQRASDQDSLPEQPSLLVPPSVYDYVAGLRSHVHPSSSSALSAQHHSDSTHNRQSVSATVGGDSEDLGLVYDSDSSLTIAANKTISLSASLSQQCGIELHSAHSQPPSHSHHHSHSHHHSHSGHNRSHARSDSDGSDQSRDAKHRSHHYSLEHGHENSDPYAVIVTRSRNSLNDPRDPRETQRYRIARELLDTEKKYCKTLWTIQDTFAEPLKKAGILTHKDITTLFPEEVYQLYDKHCLLQHQLRERLASWKWQPLVGDVVSRFTDPRHTDVLRLYTAYVNDFPEVLKTFHKLCRTSQPFTKFIKVCLEQPACGGLDLGAFLLTPVQRVPRYILLLKQLLKYTEPQHPDYQHIHACLERLRDFLARLNDSMEHSFQLVHAQLSPHVPLPGSAHHHPPPPPPPSSRHRTSRSPRRSSSSIGSPPFSPSSPTYSPDRTSISCSPNQSPDGRHRTQSVTSPQRSHSSATQPSCRPRSVFLDTRSSSLPRGSGSSSSGSRGSANSPNSDVPRIRSRSESVASRRPLPSHSHHPAQSLVVQDAPRGLAPSQSVVDMTAHSSPSHDSGRWEDMAASEPSLSDPRPVHKSSDDNATSLNPHTLTSAHSIHNVDGQQKISSPAWTESSHSDDPRGKKKSSLRNSLKNMFTFKKSSKPTSWDAIIQQTASRPSPPPLLSPQPSSPPPTASAKSGLPWA; encoded by the exons CAACTGAGATGACATCCCAGCCAGAGTTCTTAGCTCAGATAACGGAG cttcaaGAAGCTGTGGTGGCCATGAAAGGTACCCTGACGGAGGCGGTGACGCGGCTGAGTTCGGTCGTGGAGGACCCATCTTTGGCTAAGGAAATTCAGGAGTCCCGCCAGAGATGCCAAGACAACACAGCGGAAGTCCTGAAGCTGGTTCTCTCCCTGAAGACTGACATTACGTCTTTGCA GAAAGAGATGATTGCCGTGAGTGAGAGACAAGAGTCTCTACAGAGTTCTGTTTCACAGCTTCTTGATGAAAGAAAACTCTTGATCTCAGACTTGTCACAAGCTGGGGTTATCTCTCTGCATACTAG ATCTAGATTGGATGGACGTGCAGGCGGGCCCGTGGAGGTCGCAGTGCCAGATCCTCCGGGGAGATCAGGCTCCGGCACCCACAGCAATGACTCGGGCGTCGCACTTTTATTAGAGCGCGCCCACCAGGCATTTGCGACAGACCATACGCCCTCTCCCACACCCACTAACCAGAGAGCCTCTGATCAG GATTCCTTGCCAGAGCAGCCTTCCCTCCTCGTTCCTCCGTCTGTCTATGACTATGTAGCTGGTCTCAGGTCACATGTTCAtccctcatcatcatcagctcTCTCAGCTCAGCACCATTCAGACTCTACACACAACAGACAAA GTGTGAGTGCCACTGTTGGAGGTGACAGTGAAGACTTAGGCTTGGTGTACGATTCAGACTCGTCTCTTACAATTGCTGCCAACAAGACGATCAGCCTTAGTGCTTCCTTAAGTCAACAGTGTGGTATTGAGCTCCACTCAGCCCACAGTCAGCCGCCTTCTCACAGTCACCATCACAGCCACTCCCACCATCACAGTCACTCTGGGCACAATCGCAGTCATGCTCGGTCAGATTCAGATGGATCCGATCAGTCAAGAGATGCAAAGCATCGGTCGCATCACTACTCTCTCGAACATG GTCATGAGAATAGTGACCCATATGCAGTTATTGTAACTCGTAGTAGGAATTCCCTGAACGACCCACGTGACCCAAGGGAGACCCAAAGATACAGAATTGCTCGAGAACTCCTCGACACAGAGAAGAAGTACTGCAAGACTTTGTGGACTATTCAGGATACATTTGCTGAACCTCTGAAAAAAGCTGGAATTCTAACACACAAAGATATAAC aactttattCCCAGAGGAAGTTTATCAGCTGTATGACAAACACTGCTTATTACAACACCAGTTGAGGGAAAGACTAGCTTCATGGAAATGGCAACCTTTGGTAGGAGATGTTGTGTCTAGGTTTACAGATCCTCGTCACACAGATGTATTGCGGCTTTATACTGCATATGTCAATGACTTCCCCGAAGTTCTCAAGACATTTCACAAACTATGCCGAACTTCTCAACCCTTCACCAAGTTCATTAAG GTGTGTCTAGAGCAGCCAGCATGTGGTGGACTTGATTTAGGTGCATTCCTTCTGACACCTGTTCAGAGAGTACCAAGGTACATCCTTCTTCTAAAGCAACTCCTGAAATACACAGAACCTCAGCATCCAGATTACCAACACATTCATGCCTGCTTGGAACGTCTCCGTGATTTTCTGGCACGCCTTAATGATTCCATGGAACATTCTTTCCAGCTGGTTCATGCCCAGCTCTCTCCTCATGTCCCATTGCCTGGTTCTGCTCACCATCATccaccaccccctcctcccccatcaTCAAGGCACAG AACCAGCCGATCTCCACGAAGATCAAGTTCATCAATAGGAAGCCCACCTTTTAGTCCCAGTAGCCCTACTTACAGCCCTGATCGGACTAGCATTAGCTGCAGTCCCAACCAATCTCCAGATGGTAGACATCGTACTCAGTCAGTGACAAGTCCACAAAGATCCCACAGTAGTGCCACTCAACCATCTTGCCGACCACGGTCTGTATTCTTAGATACTCGATCATCCTCTTTGCCCAGAGGCTCAGGTAGTTCAAGCAGTGGGTCACGAGGCAGTGCCAATTCACCTAATTCTGATGTACCTCGCATCAGATCGCGGAGTGAGAGTGTGGCTTCTCGCCGCCCTTTACCATCCCATAGTCATCATCCAGCACAATCACTAGTCGTTCAAGATGCACCTCGTGGCCTTGCCCCTTCACAGTCAGTGGTGGATATGACAGCCCATAGCAGTCCTTCACATGATTCTGGACGTTGGGAGGACATGGCTGCTAGTGAGCCCTCTTTAAGTGACCCTCGTCCTGTACACAAAAGTTCAGATGATAACGCAACATCACTTAACCCCCACACACTCACTTCAGCTCATAGCATCCACAATGTTGATGGACAACAAAAGATCTCCTCTCCTGCTTGGACAGAGTCTTCACACTCCGATGATCCCCGGGGAAAGAAAAAGTCTTCTCTCCGCAATTCTCTCAAGAATATGTTTACCTTCAAGAAGAG CAGCAAGCCAACTTCATGGGATGCTATAATACAG